From the genome of Roseiconus lacunae, one region includes:
- a CDS encoding transposase has translation MICESTGVYHRRLLRIAEQLGMLTNLVHGEAVAKCRAIQFADHGKTDRRDPKAALTVAKVGKLIKHRKLPGRYAQLRELHRLVLRCENRIRETKRELHADLRALFPDFRLRKAVLYGPTGKALIDGFGANPIAILAAGKETFAAKMKQASKYIRKATIEKIWAAASDVAEGDRDPDDAIIADIRSTGVRQLYAAICESKRNQNELEKQMQTLYTELQATDPRLPSPCKGVVTLRMLSRLVAEIGPPDDFTTINQLMRYAGLNLCERQSGNWKGRTMISRRGRSELRYVLNLMSIPLVSQGRLFSEYYHGKKDAGKMPGQKALTCVMRKILKMFFGWYKSGRPFDSDRVFAQANSPAAAT, from the coding sequence GTGATCTGTGAATCCACTGGAGTTTATCACCGTCGTCTCTTACGGATCGCCGAACAACTAGGGATGCTCACCAACCTCGTTCACGGTGAAGCGGTCGCCAAGTGCCGAGCGATCCAATTTGCCGATCACGGCAAGACCGACAGGCGTGATCCCAAGGCAGCACTAACGGTCGCCAAAGTCGGAAAGCTGATCAAGCATCGCAAGCTCCCCGGTCGCTATGCACAACTGCGTGAACTGCATCGCCTAGTCCTTCGCTGCGAGAACCGGATCCGGGAAACGAAACGCGAACTGCACGCCGACTTGCGTGCGCTCTTCCCAGACTTTCGGCTCCGCAAGGCCGTGCTTTATGGGCCCACCGGCAAAGCACTTATCGATGGCTTCGGTGCCAACCCGATCGCGATCCTCGCCGCTGGAAAAGAAACATTCGCGGCAAAGATGAAGCAAGCGAGCAAGTACATCAGGAAAGCAACCATCGAAAAGATTTGGGCTGCGGCGAGTGATGTCGCAGAAGGTGATCGCGATCCGGACGATGCCATCATCGCTGACATTCGGTCAACCGGCGTACGTCAGCTTTATGCGGCAATTTGCGAGTCCAAACGAAACCAGAACGAACTCGAAAAGCAAATGCAGACACTTTACACCGAGTTGCAAGCGACCGATCCGCGATTGCCTTCGCCTTGCAAAGGCGTCGTGACTCTGCGAATGCTGTCGAGGCTAGTGGCAGAGATCGGACCGCCGGATGACTTCACGACGATCAACCAGCTGATGCGGTATGCGGGACTAAATCTCTGCGAGCGACAAAGCGGTAATTGGAAGGGAAGGACGATGATCAGCCGACGGGGCCGCAGTGAGTTACGTTACGTGTTGAACTTGATGTCGATCCCACTCGTTAGCCAAGGTCGTCTATTCAGCGAGTACTACCACGGCAAGAAAGACGCCGGGAAGATGCCAGGCCAGAAGGCACTGACATGCGTGATGAGAAAGATCCTCAAAATGTTCTTCGGTTGGTACAAAAGCGGACGCCCGTTCGACTCTGACCGAGTCTTCGCACAGGCCAACTCACCAGCGGCAGCGACGTAG
- a CDS encoding PDZ domain-containing protein, producing the protein MRSELDSLKSEVESVRQRLTRIEKLIAVGNGQNNFTSELLGVEFHVCEQSVFEGIADSSSYRIRRSIEKLKAHGAVTVSKIEVGSAANRAGLQVGDHLLRVGTQPTESGDDINSIDECSPIDRMRFFAIRGQEVYYGYFAFDH; encoded by the coding sequence ATGCGTTCAGAACTTGACTCGCTGAAGTCCGAAGTCGAATCTGTCAGGCAACGACTGACAAGAATCGAAAAGCTGATTGCCGTTGGTAATGGACAAAACAACTTCACGTCGGAGTTGCTAGGAGTGGAATTCCATGTATGCGAACAGTCTGTTTTCGAAGGAATAGCCGATTCCAGTAGCTACAGAATCCGACGCAGCATCGAGAAACTCAAAGCTCACGGCGCCGTCACGGTATCTAAGATTGAGGTTGGCTCCGCCGCGAACCGTGCAGGACTCCAGGTTGGTGACCATCTCCTTCGCGTAGGAACGCAACCAACCGAAAGCGGAGACGACATCAATTCAATTGACGAATGCTCCCCAATTGATCGCATGAGATTCTTTGCGATCCGAGGTCAAGAGGTCTACTACGGATACTTTGCTTTCGATCACTAG
- a CDS encoding phosphohydrolase has product MLNSAIQIKTERPRVEELIATYRDVIGDDYAGYRNHVFRTVTYAMHFLDGDLDVEPTVETAMAYHDIGLWTDRELAYLEPSEAIVVADNDRHGWGLDPDLLRGIIHWHHKIFRYRGPRERVIEACRKTDWIDASMGWIRKGMNRSNVAAVEAAFPNEGFHKSLLRLAKDNGGSTLVGGIRVTCGIVKW; this is encoded by the coding sequence ATGTTGAATTCAGCAATTCAGATCAAAACGGAGCGTCCACGAGTTGAAGAGTTAATCGCAACTTACCGCGACGTGATCGGCGATGACTATGCCGGTTATCGAAATCACGTCTTCAGGACGGTGACGTACGCGATGCACTTCCTCGACGGTGACTTAGACGTCGAGCCTACCGTTGAGACTGCGATGGCCTACCACGACATCGGTCTCTGGACAGATCGCGAGTTAGCGTACCTCGAACCGTCCGAGGCCATTGTCGTTGCTGACAATGACAGGCATGGCTGGGGTCTTGATCCGGATTTGCTGCGAGGAATCATCCACTGGCATCACAAGATCTTTCGCTATCGAGGACCTCGCGAACGCGTCATCGAAGCCTGCCGCAAGACCGATTGGATCGACGCCAGCATGGGTTGGATACGAAAAGGGATGAACCGGAGCAATGTTGCGGCCGTGGAAGCAGCATTTCCCAACGAAGGTTTCCACAAGTCGCTACTGCGCCTCGCCAAAGACAACGGAGGTTCGACTCTTGTTGGCGGAATCCGAGTCACCTGCGGCATCGTGAAGTGGTAG
- a CDS encoding peroxiredoxin-like family protein, which translates to MLKPRAKVPDLTVNTVGGPDWTLSEQSPENFTFVFFYRGYHCPICRKYLGSIDRKLDELSALGIDAVAIGSDSEERATRSKEEWKVQNLPIGYGLSIEQARQWGLYVSKGIKTDEPELFSEPGLFIVRPNLELYAASIQTMPFTRPSIGELMGGFSYIIQNDYPGRGEA; encoded by the coding sequence ATGCTCAAACCACGGGCAAAAGTTCCTGACCTGACCGTCAATACCGTCGGTGGCCCCGACTGGACGCTCAGCGAACAGTCGCCGGAAAACTTCACCTTCGTCTTCTTCTATCGCGGCTATCACTGCCCGATCTGTCGCAAGTATCTGGGCAGCATCGACCGAAAACTCGACGAGCTGTCGGCACTCGGCATCGACGCGGTCGCGATCGGCAGCGATTCCGAAGAACGTGCAACACGGAGTAAGGAGGAATGGAAAGTCCAGAATCTTCCGATTGGATACGGGCTGTCCATCGAGCAGGCTCGCCAATGGGGACTTTATGTTTCCAAAGGCATCAAGACGGATGAGCCCGAACTTTTCAGCGAACCCGGCCTATTTATCGTTCGACCAAATCTGGAGTTGTATGCTGCGTCGATCCAGACCATGCCATTCACGCGTCCGTCTATTGGCGAATTGATGGGCGGTTTCAGCTACATCATCCAGAACGACTATCCCGGCCGCGGCGAGGCATAA
- a CDS encoding CatB-related O-acetyltransferase yields the protein MPDGTVIKTVVHLNQVINHPRIEIGDFTYFGHLEELEDYASYLAPFLFPLSLERLIIGKFCQIAHGVRFITSSANHSMAGFSTYPFNNFLMDEQTTAEDIQAMFEVPGRKGDTTVGNDVWIGTEATVMPGVTIGDGAIVGARSVVTRDVPPYTIVAGNPARVVKTRFSEEVTSELLRLRWWDWPHQTIEAHRNAIVGADLDALRRVRQSE from the coding sequence ATGCCCGACGGTACGGTCATCAAAACAGTGGTCCACTTAAATCAAGTGATCAACCATCCTCGGATTGAGATCGGTGACTTCACGTACTTTGGACACCTCGAAGAACTCGAGGACTACGCCAGCTACCTCGCCCCATTCTTATTCCCGCTCAGCCTGGAACGTCTGATAATCGGCAAGTTTTGCCAGATTGCTCATGGGGTTCGCTTCATCACCAGCTCGGCGAATCACAGTATGGCGGGCTTTTCCACGTATCCTTTCAACAACTTCCTGATGGATGAGCAAACCACTGCCGAGGACATTCAGGCGATGTTCGAGGTCCCCGGCCGAAAAGGTGACACGACGGTCGGAAACGATGTGTGGATCGGAACGGAAGCGACCGTGATGCCAGGTGTCACGATCGGCGATGGAGCAATTGTCGGAGCCCGGTCGGTGGTCACTCGAGATGTCCCCCCCTACACGATCGTCGCCGGTAACCCGGCTCGCGTCGTCAAGACAAGATTCTCGGAGGAAGTGACCAGCGAACTGCTTCGCTTGCGTTGGTGGGATTGGCCGCACCAGACGATTGAAGCACATCGAAACGCAATCGTCGGCGCTGACCTGGACGCTCTCCGTCGAGTCCGCCAAAGCGAATAG
- a CDS encoding sulfatase-like hydrolase/transferase yields the protein MIQFLAKTQAGCRRLFPRHLLHRIATLAFIAVVGLSTQTLSFAESKADSATRPNIVLILADDMGYGDLGCYGRTDIRTPNLDRLASDGVRLTNHYANGAECTPTRAAFLTGRYQQWIGGLECAIGTGNVGRYDDAIRLRETNDLGLPGTETTIAQLLSESGYSTAITGKWHLGYEPKFAPNHHGFQQTFYCIGGGMDYFHYLDTVAGYNLFRDGNPVSGEGHFTDLATEEAIKFLNQQSSDQPFFLYLPYTCPHSPFQGPDDVTADPIPLDSPLWNQGSAPPETYIAMIEHMDQRIGDVLKTLSHNKFDENTVVIFASDNGGTKSARNAPLSGHKGSTYEGGIRVPGIIRWPGKIPPQTTSDLPCLTFDFTRSIAQLAGVSRGDGKPFEGIDIIQAIIDG from the coding sequence ATGATTCAATTCCTTGCCAAGACGCAGGCCGGTTGCCGCCGGTTATTCCCACGTCATTTGCTACACAGAATAGCTACACTCGCTTTTATAGCAGTTGTCGGCCTCTCAACGCAAACCCTGTCTTTTGCCGAATCAAAAGCGGATTCGGCCACTCGTCCAAACATCGTTCTAATACTTGCCGATGACATGGGATACGGTGATCTGGGATGCTACGGCAGAACCGATATACGCACCCCAAACCTTGATCGCTTAGCATCCGATGGCGTCCGGCTGACGAATCACTATGCAAACGGCGCCGAGTGCACACCGACTCGCGCGGCGTTTTTGACGGGACGCTATCAGCAATGGATCGGCGGATTGGAATGCGCTATCGGAACCGGCAACGTCGGTCGTTATGACGACGCTATCCGACTTCGTGAAACAAACGATCTTGGGCTTCCAGGCACCGAAACGACAATCGCACAACTGCTCAGCGAATCCGGGTACTCAACCGCGATCACTGGCAAATGGCACCTCGGCTACGAACCCAAGTTTGCTCCCAATCATCATGGATTCCAGCAAACGTTTTACTGCATCGGCGGTGGGATGGATTACTTTCACTACCTCGATACCGTCGCCGGATACAATCTTTTTCGAGATGGTAATCCGGTGTCGGGAGAAGGGCATTTTACGGACCTCGCGACCGAAGAAGCGATCAAGTTTCTCAATCAACAATCCTCGGATCAACCATTCTTCTTATACCTGCCATACACTTGCCCGCACTCTCCCTTTCAAGGTCCCGACGATGTGACCGCCGACCCGATCCCTCTCGATTCGCCCCTCTGGAATCAAGGTTCGGCGCCCCCAGAAACCTACATCGCAATGATCGAACACATGGATCAACGCATCGGTGACGTGCTGAAAACGCTTTCCCATAATAAGTTCGACGAAAACACCGTCGTTATCTTCGCAAGTGACAACGGTGGGACCAAGAGTGCCCGTAACGCTCCGCTGTCCGGTCACAAAGGGTCGACATATGAAGGTGGGATTCGAGTCCCAGGCATCATCCGCTGGCCGGGTAAAATCCCACCGCAAACGACCAGCGACCTTCCCTGCCTGACGTTTGATTTCACTCGATCGATCGCCCAATTAGCCGGTGTCAGTCGCGGTGACGGCAAACCGTTTGAAGGTATCGATATCATCCAAGCGATCATCGATGGATGA
- a CDS encoding tyrosine-type recombinase/integrase produces MARNRKQRRQQHGSAWHWKQTDSWYYTPPGTRKRVPLFDEDGERIRGKDNKEAAQLALARIKLSDELAPVSSPVSKEWTVAQVCEIYLADLTNTASPEWVTLCKSWLNDFCGYCGALAVSELKKKHLRTWLQRHKTWNNNTQRNVIACIKAAFNFCCKFDDLDENPVASYQKPAATARVTAFSPEEEEQIYAATNDAHALFLKCCILTGARPFSEMAIVTADHVVETPQGMFYLLKARTSDGRHGHKAAKKTGKDRRIMLCEEMETITRQQMLKAPKGSGIPLIRTKHGRQWKRCNGVQQFCEIKRKLELPDDRVTYTCRHTFAKRTLSGYYTGTPVNIEVLAGLMGNTPKVCWDHYAQWADDYNDPLWAALGKGKPKRAAG; encoded by the coding sequence ATGGCAAGGAATCGAAAGCAGCGACGCCAGCAACACGGCTCGGCGTGGCACTGGAAGCAGACAGACAGTTGGTACTACACACCCCCGGGGACTCGAAAACGTGTTCCGCTCTTCGACGAGGACGGCGAACGCATCCGCGGCAAAGACAACAAGGAGGCTGCCCAGCTTGCTCTCGCCAGGATCAAGCTGTCCGACGAACTCGCACCAGTCTCGTCGCCGGTGTCGAAAGAATGGACAGTCGCTCAGGTTTGCGAGATCTACCTCGCAGACCTGACCAATACGGCGTCACCAGAGTGGGTGACACTTTGCAAATCGTGGCTGAACGACTTCTGCGGTTATTGCGGTGCACTGGCCGTGAGCGAACTGAAGAAGAAGCATCTTCGCACATGGCTTCAGCGACACAAAACTTGGAACAACAACACGCAACGCAATGTGATCGCATGCATCAAGGCGGCCTTCAACTTCTGTTGCAAGTTTGACGACCTCGACGAGAACCCCGTCGCAAGCTACCAGAAGCCAGCCGCGACGGCACGGGTTACCGCATTTAGTCCAGAAGAAGAGGAGCAGATTTACGCCGCAACCAACGACGCCCATGCGTTGTTCCTGAAGTGTTGCATTCTGACGGGAGCACGCCCATTCTCCGAAATGGCGATCGTCACGGCGGACCACGTGGTCGAGACGCCGCAAGGGATGTTTTATCTGCTGAAAGCAAGAACGTCCGACGGCAGACACGGTCACAAGGCGGCCAAGAAGACTGGTAAGGACCGAAGGATCATGCTTTGCGAAGAAATGGAGACGATCACTCGGCAGCAAATGCTGAAAGCTCCAAAAGGCTCGGGTATTCCATTGATCCGAACGAAACACGGACGCCAATGGAAGCGTTGCAACGGCGTTCAGCAGTTCTGCGAGATCAAACGGAAACTGGAACTGCCCGATGACCGTGTCACGTACACCTGCAGGCATACTTTTGCCAAGCGGACGCTTTCCGGATACTACACCGGGACGCCAGTGAATATCGAAGTGCTGGCCGGGTTGATGGGCAATACGCCCAAGGTTTGTTGGGACCACTATGCCCAGTGGGCTGACGATTACAACGACCCGTTGTGGGCGGCTCTGGGGAAAGGCAAGCCAAAACGTGCTGCAGGATGA
- a CDS encoding helix-turn-helix domain-containing protein, giving the protein MEKNLYTERQNALLSLLRSTREQAGLRQEDVAERLGRPQSFVSKYESGERRLDILELYDVCEALGTSMAGFVESLEKKLKTKRRK; this is encoded by the coding sequence GTGGAAAAGAACCTGTACACCGAACGACAAAACGCACTCTTGTCCCTACTGCGAAGCACCAGGGAGCAGGCTGGGTTGAGACAAGAAGATGTCGCGGAACGGCTAGGGCGTCCGCAATCGTTTGTCAGCAAGTACGAGTCCGGCGAGAGGAGACTCGATATCCTCGAGCTCTACGACGTCTGCGAAGCTCTTGGGACTTCGATGGCAGGATTCGTTGAATCGCTGGAAAAGAAGTTGAAAACGAAACGTCGCAAGTGA
- a CDS encoding recombinase family protein: MNQHSITNLGIANEQLRNKADDWWHASATFNSTLRSFDSNGALKSKIESAQHHGWQVGTVYSRFSTKLQHSTDDQVRECVQWAGRSGIYVPPELISVDEGVKGKRLRRAGLNRTKAILSQRLADVMLVFKASRLFRQAGKGYQFINEEVVEEGLRAVSVSQGIDTNDRKTWKLQLQIHGLLDDLLLDAIADHVRSGLTGLFLNKWTTGAIGVGYRRKEIPGAPPTNRGRPRTMPEVDPEAAELIREHARLLIDGMPIREGVRRWNQNQGPCDPRSSAGMMTYPAYRRLFSNPRLIGKWEFGRRRNQFSTKLDYVRQVEQSDDEVTSVQCEELRILDDQTFRRLQSLLDAKKTGRRGPRQPKKLRLWDLTTDCFYCDHCSAGHHRVRFHQTGANGAAMRCKNGDDCDSPSTVRRSEAVLAVCKEISRLVTDDTDLVESIARQIVKLDGEADRGLSRQLAALQKRLKLLSNRIEDLFELSGEGTDEDRREIKARLQAAQSERRIVQNEVVQLEDQISGSTQTLSLNQAAGLIDQLGPAILEAAEGELGDDAVYKALAMFRCVTGSQVRVRAEQRPNRKRFNVRGWFMPQIVHSARDQEFAVWLRKPPRLDAIAERVHELIDQQGLSHRGAAAVLREEGHNVNSGNVWYSYRRWYEMQGLPVPQLAYNNGRTRRRV, translated from the coding sequence ATGAACCAACACTCAATCACAAATTTGGGAATCGCCAATGAACAGCTACGAAACAAAGCAGACGACTGGTGGCATGCATCGGCTACGTTCAACTCGACGCTTCGGTCCTTTGATTCGAATGGTGCCCTTAAATCGAAAATCGAATCCGCACAGCATCATGGCTGGCAGGTCGGCACAGTCTATTCTCGATTTAGCACAAAGCTCCAGCACTCCACCGATGATCAAGTCCGTGAGTGCGTCCAATGGGCGGGACGAAGCGGAATCTATGTGCCCCCAGAGTTGATCTCGGTTGACGAGGGGGTAAAGGGGAAACGTCTTCGGCGAGCCGGATTGAATCGCACCAAAGCGATTCTCAGTCAGCGGTTGGCGGACGTGATGTTGGTCTTCAAAGCCAGCCGACTGTTTCGTCAAGCCGGCAAGGGCTACCAGTTCATCAATGAGGAAGTCGTCGAAGAGGGCCTCCGCGCGGTCAGCGTCTCCCAGGGAATCGACACCAACGACCGAAAGACGTGGAAGTTGCAATTGCAGATTCATGGCTTGCTTGATGATTTACTCCTTGATGCGATTGCCGATCACGTCCGCTCAGGTTTGACGGGACTGTTCCTCAACAAGTGGACCACAGGCGCCATCGGTGTCGGCTACCGACGCAAGGAAATCCCTGGCGCCCCGCCGACCAATCGTGGTCGGCCGAGGACGATGCCCGAGGTGGATCCGGAGGCAGCGGAGTTGATTCGGGAACATGCCCGATTGCTAATCGATGGGATGCCGATCCGAGAAGGCGTCCGTCGTTGGAATCAAAATCAGGGTCCTTGCGATCCACGGTCGAGCGCCGGCATGATGACCTATCCGGCCTACCGCCGACTGTTCTCCAACCCCAGGTTGATTGGCAAGTGGGAATTCGGTCGGCGCCGAAATCAGTTCTCGACAAAACTGGATTACGTACGTCAAGTCGAGCAGTCCGACGACGAAGTGACCAGCGTTCAATGTGAAGAACTGCGAATCCTTGACGACCAGACCTTCCGCAGGTTGCAGTCCTTGTTGGACGCCAAAAAGACCGGTCGTCGCGGGCCTCGCCAGCCGAAGAAATTGCGGCTATGGGATCTGACAACCGACTGCTTTTATTGCGACCATTGCAGCGCTGGCCACCATCGAGTCCGCTTCCACCAAACCGGCGCAAACGGCGCAGCGATGCGATGCAAAAATGGTGACGATTGCGATTCGCCCTCGACCGTGCGGCGGAGCGAAGCGGTTTTGGCGGTCTGCAAAGAGATTTCCAGACTCGTCACGGACGACACCGATTTGGTCGAGTCGATTGCGCGGCAAATTGTCAAGCTGGACGGCGAAGCCGATCGGGGGTTGTCGCGTCAGTTGGCAGCCCTACAGAAGCGGTTGAAACTTCTATCCAATCGAATCGAAGATCTGTTTGAGCTCTCCGGCGAAGGCACGGATGAAGACCGCCGAGAAATCAAAGCTCGACTGCAAGCGGCACAGTCCGAACGCCGGATAGTCCAAAACGAAGTCGTGCAGCTTGAGGATCAGATTTCAGGATCAACGCAAACCCTCTCCCTCAATCAGGCGGCCGGATTGATCGATCAACTGGGGCCAGCCATTCTGGAGGCGGCGGAGGGTGAACTGGGCGATGACGCGGTTTACAAGGCGTTAGCGATGTTTCGCTGCGTGACGGGGAGCCAGGTTCGAGTCCGGGCTGAGCAGCGACCGAACCGTAAACGCTTCAACGTCCGTGGTTGGTTCATGCCACAGATCGTTCACTCTGCTCGCGACCAAGAATTCGCCGTATGGCTACGCAAGCCGCCACGTCTGGATGCGATCGCCGAGCGCGTACATGAACTGATCGACCAGCAGGGGTTGAGTCACCGTGGTGCCGCAGCGGTGCTACGTGAAGAGGGTCACAACGTCAATTCCGGCAATGTCTGGTACAGCTATCGCCGTTGGTACGAAATGCAAGGCCTTCCCGTTCCGCAGCTTGCTTATAACAACGGACGTACACGTCGAAGAGTCTGA
- a CDS encoding DUF1257 domain-containing protein, producing the protein MSHIVTIETEIRDPVALRRSCQRLGLAEPVHRTAKLFSSEATGYCVELPAWRYPVVCQVETGVVHYDNYGGRWGDQAQLDQLKQAYSAEKSIIEARRQGHSVTEQTLADGSIRLTIELGGDA; encoded by the coding sequence GTGTCACACATCGTGACCATCGAAACCGAAATCCGTGACCCTGTCGCGCTACGGCGGTCGTGCCAAAGACTCGGTCTTGCCGAGCCGGTCCATCGGACCGCCAAGTTGTTTAGCAGTGAAGCAACCGGCTATTGCGTCGAACTACCCGCTTGGCGCTACCCGGTTGTCTGCCAAGTCGAGACCGGCGTCGTGCACTACGACAACTACGGCGGTCGCTGGGGAGATCAAGCTCAGCTCGATCAACTCAAACAGGCGTACTCGGCGGAAAAATCCATTATCGAAGCTAGGCGACAGGGACACTCGGTCACCGAGCAAACCCTTGCCGATGGCTCGATCAGGCTCACCATCGAGCTTGGAGGTGACGCGTGA
- a CDS encoding DUF2997 domain-containing protein — MKKIEILIRPDGENRVETKGFSGSECREASRLLETALGKRQSESLTSEYHTVVQNHHQTRQEE; from the coding sequence GTGAAGAAGATCGAGATTCTTATTCGTCCCGACGGTGAAAATCGCGTCGAAACCAAAGGCTTTTCGGGAAGTGAATGCCGAGAGGCAAGTCGACTGTTGGAAACGGCGCTTGGCAAACGCCAATCCGAAAGCCTGACTAGTGAGTATCACACCGTCGTGCAAAACCACCATCAAACCCGGCAGGAGGAGTGA
- a CDS encoding ATP-dependent endonuclease has translation MINTNELQVKQADQRPITPGRVRLLMIVEGINDIEFLRRISLALHRSDGNLPNLAEMEIRGELVFIPFGGGHVRAWAQRFAPLSLPEFHLYDHELPPETDLRRDAANIVNGRDRCRAVLTRMRSVENYLHPDAIRSAGGIDISFEDFDCVSELAARLLYAHRPGEIPWQLLPRRSRSRMTNRAKRWLNTAVADRMNAALLDESDPKGEVRSWMTSISDLLNS, from the coding sequence GTGATCAACACCAACGAACTCCAAGTCAAACAGGCGGATCAGCGTCCGATCACGCCGGGCCGCGTGCGTCTGTTGATGATCGTTGAAGGAATCAACGACATTGAATTTCTGCGGCGTATCTCTCTCGCTCTTCACCGCAGTGATGGCAACCTACCGAACTTGGCCGAGATGGAGATCCGCGGCGAGTTGGTGTTCATCCCCTTCGGGGGTGGACACGTCCGGGCATGGGCACAGCGTTTTGCGCCACTCTCGCTTCCAGAGTTCCATCTCTATGACCACGAGTTGCCGCCGGAAACCGATCTCCGCCGCGACGCTGCAAACATTGTCAACGGGCGTGATCGATGTCGAGCCGTACTGACGCGAATGCGGAGTGTTGAGAACTACCTGCATCCGGATGCCATTCGATCCGCAGGCGGTATCGACATCTCGTTCGAAGATTTCGATTGCGTCTCGGAACTGGCTGCGCGGTTGTTGTACGCCCATCGACCGGGTGAGATCCCCTGGCAGCTACTACCGCGCCGATCCCGCAGCCGCATGACCAATCGAGCTAAGCGGTGGCTCAACACAGCGGTGGCAGATCGGATGAACGCCGCATTGCTCGATGAAAGCGATCCCAAAGGCGAGGTCCGCTCCTGGATGACCTCAATCTCGGATCTTCTCAACTCCTAA